One Deltaproteobacteria bacterium DNA segment encodes these proteins:
- the ccsB gene encoding c-type cytochrome biogenesis protein CcsB has translation ERKYRNRTFGAFVMPIAFFTMVFAVYNDSSIQPLVPALQSYWLHAHVITCFVGYAAFAVSAGVALMYMLKLKQEAAKINEGIVGLLPPCKTLDDLVYRSIIWGFPFLTAGIITGAAWANYAWGTYWSWDPKETWSLIVWLVYAAFLHARVTRGWYGKRAAILSITGFAATVFCYLGVNLVLSGLHSYGG, from the coding sequence GGAGAGGAAGTACCGCAACCGCACCTTCGGCGCCTTCGTGATGCCGATCGCCTTCTTCACGATGGTCTTCGCCGTCTATAACGACAGCAGCATCCAGCCGCTGGTGCCCGCCCTGCAGTCGTACTGGCTCCACGCCCACGTCATCACCTGCTTCGTCGGGTACGCGGCGTTCGCCGTCTCCGCCGGAGTAGCGCTCATGTACATGCTCAAGTTGAAGCAGGAGGCGGCGAAGATCAACGAGGGGATCGTCGGTCTGCTACCCCCCTGCAAGACGCTCGATGACCTCGTCTACCGGTCGATCATCTGGGGCTTCCCGTTCCTGACGGCCGGGATCATCACCGGCGCGGCGTGGGCGAATTACGCCTGGGGAACGTACTGGTCGTGGGACCCGAAGGAGACCTGGTCCCTCATCGTGTGGCTGGTGTACGCGGCGTTCCTCCACGCCCGGGTTACCCGGGGATGGTACGGCAAGCGTGCGGCTATCCTGTCGATCACCGGGTTCGCAGCGACGGTTTTTTGTTATTTAGGCGTCAACCTCGTGCTGTCGGGGCTCCACAGTTACGGGGGTTGA